From the Harpia harpyja isolate bHarHar1 chromosome 16, bHarHar1 primary haplotype, whole genome shotgun sequence genome, one window contains:
- the ZCCHC17 gene encoding zinc finger CCHC domain-containing protein 17, translated as MEALPELYAIFQGEVATVTEYGAFIKIPGCRKQGLVHKTHMSSCRVDKPSEIVDVGDKVWVKLIGKEMKDDKLKLSLSMKVVNQGTGKDLDPNNVSLDQDERKKRTFRDYTSQKITLEAVLNTVCKKCGCKGHFAKECFMQPGGTKYSLIPEEEEEEVAAAGYERDKKTSMVDEPPKKRKKEKKKKKKHKNKQSSESDSDSSDSDSDGAQPASKRTKHSGKPSKAQKKKKKKKHKKKPRD; from the exons ATGGAGGCGCTGCCCGAGCTCTACGCCATCTTCCAGGGAGAG GTTGCTACAGTGACAGAATATGGGGCATTTATAAAAATCCCAGGCTGCAGGAAACAAG GCCTTGTCCATAAGACTCACATGTCCTCCTGCCGTGTGGATAAACCCTCAGAGATAGTAGATGTTGGAGACAAAGTATGGGTGAAGCTTATCGGAAAAGAG ATGAAAGATGACAAACTGAAGCTTTCCCTCTCCATGAAGGTTGTTAACCAAGGCACAGGAAAAGACCTCGATCCAAACAATGTTTCCCTTGA tcaggatgagaggaaaaaacGCACGTTCAGAGACTACACGAGTCAGAAGATCACGCTTGAAGCTGTCTTGAACACTGTGTGCAAGAAATGCGGTTGCAAAG GTCATTTTGCCAAGGAGTGTTTCATGCAGCCTGGAGGTACCAAATATAGCCTCATtccagaagaggaggaagaggaggtggcagcagcaggatATGAAAGAGATAAAAAGACCAGCATGGTTGATGAGcctccaaaaaaaaggaaaaag gagaagaagaagaaaaagaagcacaaGAATAAGCAGTCCTCCGAGTCAGACTCAGACAGCTCAGACTCAGACAGCGATGGGGCTCAGCCAGCCAGCAAGAGGACCAAGCATTCAGGGAAGCCCAGCAAGgctcagaagaagaagaagaaaaagaagcataagAAGAAGCCCCGGGATTGA